The proteins below are encoded in one region of Streptomyces roseirectus:
- the pcrA gene encoding DNA helicase PcrA codes for MSSLFDDSFLADLQAPRGHGEEPPPPPEDEQTPEAIPDDLFGGKFDLPPERDAHYRDGAPRPVLDPAALVHGLNDNQSAAVVHAGSPLLIVAGAGSGKTRVLTHRIAYLLAARNVHPGQILAITFTNKAAGEMKERVEQLVGPRANAMWVMTFHSACVRILRRESKKLGFTSSFSIYDAADSKRLMALVCRDLDLDPKRFPPKSFSAKISNLKNELIDEEDFAARAADGFEKTLAQAYALYQSRLREANALDFDDLIMTTVNLLRAFPDVAEHYRRRFRHVMVDEYQDTNHAQYALVRELVGGTGRSEDTPPAEHDLPPAELCVVGDADQSIYAFRGATIRNILQFEEDYPNATTILLEQNYRSTQTILSAANAVIERNESRRPKNLWTNAGAGARITGYVADTEHDEAQFVADEIDRLTDAGDAKAGDVAVFYRTNAQSRVFEEVFIRVGLPYKVVGGVRFYERKEVRDVLAYLRVLANPEDSVPLRRILNVPKRGIGERAEAMIDALSQREKISFPQALRRVDEAYGMAARSANAVKRFNELMDDLRTIVESGAGPATVLEAILERTGYLAELQNSTDPQDETRIENLQELASVALEFEQETGESGEAEQPRGLADFLERVALVADSDQIPDEDEDGSGVITLMTLHTAKGLEFPVVFLTGMEDGVFPHMRALGQVKELEEERRLAYVGITRARERLYLTRSTLRSAWGQPSYNPPSRFLEEIPGTHVDWKRTGAPAAPPPSVTSSFSTSRSSAKGASGFATRRGAQEKPAIALAVGDRVTHDQFGLGTVVAVGGAGAKAEATIDFGEGKPKRLLLRYAPVEKL; via the coding sequence ATGAGCAGCCTCTTTGACGACAGCTTCCTGGCCGACCTCCAAGCCCCCCGCGGGCACGGCGAGGAACCCCCTCCGCCGCCGGAGGACGAGCAGACCCCGGAGGCGATTCCGGACGACCTGTTCGGCGGGAAGTTCGACCTGCCGCCGGAGCGGGACGCCCACTACCGCGACGGCGCGCCCCGCCCGGTGCTGGACCCTGCGGCGCTCGTCCACGGGCTGAACGACAACCAGAGCGCGGCGGTGGTCCACGCCGGCTCCCCCCTGCTCATCGTCGCCGGCGCCGGCTCCGGCAAGACCCGCGTCCTGACCCACCGCATCGCGTACCTGCTCGCCGCGCGGAACGTCCACCCGGGCCAGATCCTCGCGATCACCTTCACCAACAAGGCCGCCGGCGAGATGAAGGAGCGCGTCGAACAACTCGTCGGCCCGCGCGCGAACGCGATGTGGGTCATGACGTTCCACAGCGCGTGCGTGCGCATCCTGCGCCGCGAGTCCAAGAAGCTCGGCTTCACCTCGTCCTTCTCGATCTACGACGCCGCCGACTCCAAGCGCCTGATGGCCCTCGTCTGCCGCGACCTGGACCTCGACCCCAAGCGCTTCCCGCCCAAGTCCTTCAGCGCCAAGATCAGCAACCTCAAGAACGAGCTGATCGACGAGGAGGACTTCGCAGCCCGAGCGGCCGACGGATTCGAGAAGACCCTCGCCCAGGCGTACGCGCTCTACCAGTCGCGCCTGCGCGAGGCCAACGCCCTCGACTTCGACGACCTCATCATGACGACGGTCAACCTCCTGCGCGCCTTCCCGGACGTCGCCGAGCACTACCGCCGCCGCTTCCGCCACGTGATGGTCGACGAGTACCAGGACACCAACCACGCCCAGTACGCCCTCGTCCGGGAACTCGTCGGCGGCACTGGTCGTTCCGAGGACACACCGCCCGCCGAGCACGACCTCCCGCCCGCCGAACTCTGCGTCGTGGGCGACGCCGACCAGTCCATCTACGCCTTCCGGGGCGCGACGATCCGCAACATCCTCCAGTTCGAGGAGGACTACCCGAACGCGACGACGATCCTGCTGGAGCAGAACTACCGCTCCACGCAGACGATCCTCTCCGCGGCCAACGCGGTCATCGAGCGCAACGAGTCCCGCAGACCCAAGAACCTGTGGACCAACGCCGGCGCGGGCGCCCGCATCACCGGCTACGTCGCCGACACCGAGCACGACGAGGCCCAGTTCGTCGCCGACGAGATAGACCGCCTCACCGACGCGGGCGACGCCAAGGCGGGCGACGTCGCGGTCTTCTACCGCACCAACGCCCAGTCCCGTGTCTTCGAAGAGGTCTTCATCCGCGTCGGCCTGCCCTACAAGGTCGTCGGCGGCGTCCGCTTCTACGAGCGCAAGGAGGTCAGGGACGTCCTGGCCTACCTCCGCGTCCTCGCCAACCCCGAGGACTCGGTCCCCCTGCGCCGCATCCTCAACGTCCCCAAGCGGGGCATCGGCGAGCGCGCCGAGGCGATGATCGACGCCCTCTCGCAGCGCGAGAAGATCAGCTTCCCGCAGGCCCTCAGGCGCGTCGACGAGGCGTACGGCATGGCCGCCCGCTCCGCCAACGCCGTCAAGCGGTTCAACGAGCTGATGGACGACCTCCGGACGATCGTCGAGTCCGGCGCGGGCCCCGCCACCGTCCTCGAAGCCATACTCGAACGCACCGGCTACCTCGCCGAGTTGCAGAACTCCACCGACCCCCAGGACGAGACCCGCATCGAGAACCTTCAGGAACTCGCCTCCGTGGCCCTGGAGTTCGAGCAGGAGACCGGCGAGTCCGGCGAGGCGGAACAGCCGCGCGGCCTCGCCGACTTCCTGGAACGCGTCGCCCTGGTCGCCGACTCCGACCAGATCCCCGACGAGGACGAGGACGGCTCGGGCGTCATCACCCTGATGACCCTCCACACCGCCAAGGGCCTGGAGTTCCCCGTCGTCTTCCTCACCGGCATGGAGGACGGCGTCTTCCCGCACATGCGCGCCCTCGGCCAGGTCAAGGAACTGGAGGAGGAACGCCGCCTCGCCTACGTCGGCATCACCCGCGCCCGCGAACGCCTCTACCTCACCCGCTCCACCCTGCGCAGCGCCTGGGGCCAGCCCTCGTACAACCCGCCCTCCCGATTCCTGGAGGAGATCCCGGGGACCCATGTCGACTGGAAGCGCACGGGCGCGCCCGCCGCGCCGCCGCCGAGCGTGACGTCCTCGTTCTCGACGTCCCGGTCCTCCGCGAAGGGCGCCTCCGGGTTCGCCACGCGGCGGGGCGCGCAGGAGAAGCCGGCGATCGCGCTGGCCGTCGGGGACCGGGTGACGCACGACCAGTTCGGGCTCGGCACCGTCGTCGCCGTGGGCGGCGCGGGGGCCAAGGCCGAGGCGACGATCGACTTCGGCGAGGGGAAGCCGAAGCGGCTGCTGCTGCGGTACGCGCCGGTCGAGAAGCTCTGA
- a CDS encoding C40 family peptidase, translating into MASHHRKLRWMGMRASGISTPALATAALTSMAMLSQPAAEAAPPTDDGRPSLEDVERKLDAFYSQTGSRKDIAAKEKETKRAKTFLDASARYRAQEPLLPPPPALPPLPAFPPSVAHDFAADDFTAAPQTRAGAPRGHEDVPERLASYTPGMTSSILEAFPEAVPDIVPEVIPEAAPEFDTDFDSASGTEFETDPESDLKYAKAAVQGKLSKAQALLSFHTAGQPKATHRPKESAPISAEAERALAFAREQLGKPVVLGAAGPGSFDGPGLTQTAWKSAGVALPRTTFGQVTAGTPIRLPDARPGDLIFFHDAITHVGIYIGEGRMIHAPRPGAYICEESIHFAGTSEIHSVVRPA; encoded by the coding sequence TTGGCGTCGCATCATCGCAAGCTCCGCTGGATGGGCATGCGCGCGTCAGGCATCAGCACCCCCGCTCTCGCCACGGCCGCCCTCACGTCCATGGCGATGCTCTCCCAGCCCGCCGCCGAGGCCGCCCCGCCCACGGACGACGGCAGACCGAGCCTGGAGGACGTCGAGCGCAAACTCGACGCCTTCTACAGCCAGACGGGGTCGAGGAAGGACATCGCCGCCAAGGAGAAGGAGACCAAGCGCGCGAAGACCTTCCTGGACGCCTCGGCCCGCTACCGCGCCCAGGAGCCGCTGCTCCCGCCGCCGCCCGCCCTGCCACCGCTTCCGGCGTTCCCGCCGTCCGTCGCGCACGACTTCGCGGCCGACGACTTCACCGCCGCCCCGCAGACCCGCGCGGGCGCGCCGAGGGGGCACGAGGACGTCCCTGAGCGTCTGGCGAGTTACACGCCGGGCATGACGTCGAGCATTCTCGAAGCCTTTCCCGAAGCCGTTCCCGATATCGTTCCCGAAGTCATCCCGGAAGCCGCTCCCGAATTCGACACCGACTTCGATTCTGCTTCCGGCACCGAATTCGAGACCGACCCCGAGAGCGACCTCAAGTACGCGAAAGCGGCCGTCCAGGGAAAGCTGAGCAAAGCCCAGGCCCTCCTGTCGTTCCACACGGCCGGACAACCGAAAGCCACGCACCGGCCGAAGGAATCCGCCCCGATATCCGCCGAGGCGGAAAGGGCCCTCGCGTTCGCCCGGGAACAGCTCGGCAAACCTGTCGTCCTCGGCGCTGCGGGCCCAGGCTCCTTCGACGGCCCGGGGCTCACCCAGACCGCCTGGAAATCCGCCGGTGTCGCCCTGCCGCGCACCACGTTCGGCCAGGTCACAGCGGGCACCCCGATCCGCCTGCCGGACGCCCGCCCCGGTGACCTGATCTTCTTCCACGACGCCATCACCCACGTCGGCATCTACATCGGCGAGGGCCGGATGATCCACGCACCGCGCCCCGGCGCGTACATCTGCGAGGAATCCATCCATTTCGCGGGCACCTCGGAAATCCACAGCGTGGTGCGCCCGGCCTGA
- a CDS encoding cobalamin B12-binding domain-containing protein: MGVEAGRIRVVVAKPGLDGHDRGAKVIARALRDAGMEVIYTGLHQTPEQIVDTAIQEDADAIGLSILSGAHNTLFPAVLSLLKTHDAGDILVFGGGIIPEADIPPLKEQGVAEIFTPGTTTQSIVEWVRENVRQSAVSGG, encoded by the coding sequence ATGGGTGTGGAAGCCGGCCGGATCCGTGTCGTGGTCGCCAAGCCGGGGCTCGACGGGCACGACCGCGGGGCCAAGGTCATCGCGCGTGCGCTGCGCGACGCCGGGATGGAGGTCATCTACACCGGGCTCCATCAGACCCCTGAGCAGATCGTCGACACCGCGATCCAGGAGGACGCCGACGCCATCGGCCTCTCCATCCTCTCCGGCGCCCACAACACCCTCTTCCCCGCCGTCCTCTCCCTCCTCAAGACCCACGACGCCGGCGACATCCTCGTCTTCGGCGGCGGCATCATCCCGGAGGCCGACATCCCGCCCCTCAAGGAACAAGGGGTCGCGGAGATCTTCACGCCGGGCACGACGACCCAGTCGATCGTGGAGTGGGTCCGGGAGAACGTCCGGCAGTCGGCGGTCTCCGGGGGCTGA
- a CDS encoding M23 family metallopeptidase: MNDRHPSGTLTTPAPASDADPAHTASYGTQEAPYDDFATPSPYSGYDTGTYATGAHDTGAWQTGGHQTLNYDPYAAQHHAAYDTGAYDTTGWQADYQQLSAIPTQTPAPDGSGEWDTRTWLPPEQTGGTADQTQQWEWGSQGFDTGAYDATEWNSASTPDVDDTTGEPHDTGELPFLLDDQEETTPYTEASYTEAPYSDAPHPDAPQAHPGAPAPRPGGRAANRAARRKPPAKRSALLTVAVPSACVMSVAGIAAASVGTFSDDGQETTASAAETKSVKPSTANNKLDSQLASLSAEADAFADRASRTQERIDLKAQQEAEKKKAAAEAARLERLRPKYALPVAQHGLSAYYGQSGVNWMSMHTGIDFPVAYGTTVMAMTDGVVRTQWNSAYGNMMIVTAKDGTETWYCHLSSYRVASGTKVKAGDPIAYSGNSGNSTGPHLHAEVRPNGGSSIDPLAWLRSHGLDPT; this comes from the coding sequence GTGAACGATCGTCACCCGTCGGGGACCCTGACCACCCCGGCCCCGGCTTCCGACGCCGACCCGGCGCACACGGCGTCGTACGGCACCCAGGAGGCCCCGTACGACGACTTCGCCACCCCCTCGCCCTACAGCGGCTACGACACCGGCACCTACGCGACCGGAGCTCACGACACCGGCGCCTGGCAGACCGGCGGTCACCAGACCCTGAACTACGACCCGTACGCGGCCCAGCACCACGCCGCCTACGACACGGGCGCGTACGACACGACCGGCTGGCAGGCCGACTACCAGCAGTTGTCGGCGATCCCCACCCAGACCCCGGCGCCCGACGGCAGCGGCGAGTGGGACACGCGGACCTGGCTCCCCCCTGAACAGACGGGCGGGACCGCCGACCAGACCCAGCAGTGGGAGTGGGGCAGCCAGGGTTTCGACACGGGCGCGTACGACGCGACGGAGTGGAACTCCGCGAGCACGCCGGACGTTGACGACACAACCGGCGAACCGCACGACACCGGCGAGCTGCCCTTCCTCCTGGACGACCAGGAGGAGACCACGCCGTACACCGAGGCGTCCTACACCGAGGCCCCGTACTCGGACGCGCCCCACCCGGACGCCCCCCAGGCTCACCCCGGCGCCCCCGCCCCCCGCCCCGGTGGCCGCGCGGCGAACCGCGCCGCCCGCCGCAAGCCCCCCGCGAAGCGCTCCGCGCTGCTGACCGTCGCCGTCCCGTCGGCGTGCGTGATGAGCGTCGCCGGCATCGCCGCGGCCTCGGTCGGCACGTTCAGCGACGACGGCCAGGAGACCACCGCCTCCGCGGCGGAGACGAAGTCGGTCAAGCCGTCCACCGCGAACAACAAGCTGGACAGCCAGCTCGCGAGCCTGAGCGCGGAGGCCGACGCCTTCGCCGACCGCGCGAGCCGTACGCAGGAGCGCATCGACCTCAAGGCGCAGCAGGAGGCCGAGAAGAAGAAGGCCGCCGCGGAGGCGGCCCGGCTGGAGCGGCTGCGCCCCAAGTACGCCCTCCCGGTGGCGCAGCACGGTCTGAGCGCCTACTACGGCCAGTCCGGCGTCAACTGGATGTCCATGCACACGGGCATCGACTTCCCCGTCGCCTACGGCACCACCGTGATGGCCATGACCGACGGCGTCGTCCGCACGCAGTGGAACAGCGCGTACGGCAACATGATGATCGTGACGGCGAAGGACGGCACGGAGACCTGGTACTGCCACCTCTCCAGCTACCGCGTCGCCTCGGGCACGAAGGTCAAGGCCGGCGATCCGATCGCGTACTCCGGCAACTCCGGCAACTCCACGGGGCCGCACCTGCACGCGGAGGTCCGGCCCAACGGCGGTTCGTCGATCGACCCTCTGGCATGGCTGCGCAGCCACGGCCTCGACCCGACGTAG
- a CDS encoding esterase/lipase family protein → MTRAAQAPTPTAQTRTREQSGRTRDQAQDSPTAPPAPAANTPTSTPSPPLPLGLPLPFGLNRLLPACLTTLSTALLKATALELAILAGHLLLYPTGVRQERPAPPPDDETPRLPTQPRPPVVLLHGFIDNRSVFVLLRRALSGHGARSLTSLNYSPLTCDIRTAAELLGRHIEDVCERTGSREVDVVGHSLGGLIARYYVQRLGGDTRVRTLVTLGTPHGGTRAVPLANAHPIVRQMRPGSALVEELKRPAPGCRTRFVSFWSDLDHVMDPPETACVDHPDLRVRNVRVTGIGHLALPVHPAVAAGIRDALDVDGHPDSASDTRRNGLTVA, encoded by the coding sequence ATGACACGCGCCGCACAGGCCCCGACGCCCACCGCCCAGACCCGGACCCGGGAACAGAGCGGCCGGACCCGGGACCAGGCCCAGGACAGTCCCACGGCGCCCCCGGCCCCCGCGGCGAACACCCCGACCAGCACCCCGTCTCCGCCTCTCCCCCTCGGCCTCCCCCTCCCCTTCGGCCTCAACCGCCTCCTCCCGGCCTGCCTGACAACCCTGTCGACGGCCCTGCTGAAGGCGACCGCCCTGGAGTTGGCGATCCTCGCCGGCCACCTCCTGCTCTACCCCACCGGCGTCCGCCAGGAGCGCCCGGCCCCGCCGCCGGACGACGAGACACCGCGCCTGCCGACCCAGCCCCGCCCGCCGGTCGTCCTCCTGCACGGCTTCATCGACAACCGCTCGGTCTTCGTCCTCCTGCGCCGGGCCCTGTCCGGACACGGCGCCCGTTCGCTGACGTCGCTCAACTACTCCCCTCTGACCTGCGACATCCGCACGGCGGCGGAACTCCTCGGCCGGCACATAGAGGACGTGTGCGAGCGCACGGGCAGCCGTGAGGTGGACGTCGTGGGCCACAGCCTCGGCGGCCTGATCGCCCGTTACTACGTACAGCGCCTGGGCGGCGACACCCGCGTCCGCACGCTGGTGACGCTCGGCACGCCGCACGGGGGCACGCGCGCGGTCCCGCTGGCGAACGCGCACCCGATCGTGCGCCAGATGCGCCCCGGCTCAGCGCTCGTCGAGGAGTTGAAGCGGCCCGCGCCGGGCTGCCGTACGCGCTTCGTGAGTTTCTGGAGCGACCTCGACCACGTGATGGACCCGCCGGAGACGGCGTGTGTCGACCACCCCGACCTGCGCGTGCGGAACGTCAGGGTCACCGGCATCGGCCACCTCGCACTGCCGGTGCACCCGGCCGTCGCGGCGGGCATACGCGACGCGCTCGACGTGGACGGCCACCCGGACTCGGCGTCCGACACGCGGAGAAACGGCTTGACGGTCGCCTGA